The Bombilactobacillus folatiphilus genome includes the window CGAATATTAAACAAATTGATTTTGCGGGTCCAGTCACTGCACCAGTTAATAGTCAATATTTGTTTCAGGAAATGTCAAACCTTGTATCATTTACCAATCTGTCTAATTTCATAACAAATCAGACTGTTGATACGTCTTATATGTTTTATGACTGTCGGGGGCTAATCAAATTGGATGTAAGTAATTTTGATACTAGTAATGTAACTAATATGTCTGGTATGTTTAGTAGTTGCAACAACGTAACTCATTTGGATGTAAGTAATTTTGATACTAGTAATGTAACTAATATGTCTGGTATGTTTAGTAGTTGCAACAACGTAACTCATTTGGATGTAAGTGGTTTTGATACCAGTAAAGTTACGAATATGTCTAATATGTTTAGTAATTGCCGCAATACTGATCTGGATGTAAGTAATTTTGATACTAGTAATGTAACTAGTATGTCTGGTATGTTTAGTAGTTGCAACAACGTAACTCATTTGGATGTAAGTGGTTTTGATACTAGTAATGTAACTAGTATGTCTGGTATGTTTAGTAGTTGCAACAACGTAACTCATTTGGATGTAAGTAATTTTGATACTAGTAATGTAACTAATATGTCTGGTATGTTTAGTAGTTGCAACAACGTAACTCATTTGGATGTAAGTGGTTTTGATACCAGTAAAGTTACGAATATGTCTAATATGTTTGATGGTTGCCGCAATACTGATCTGGATGTAAATGGTTTTGATACTAGTAATGTAACTAATATGTCTGGTATGTTTAGTAGTTGCAACAACGTAACTCATTTGGATGTAAGTGGTTTTGATACCAGTAAAGTGACTAATATGTCTTATATGTTTAGTATTTGTAGTCACTTAACTAGTTTAGATTTGAGTAATTTTGATACTAGTAAAGTGACTAATATGTCTTATATGTTTCAGGATTGTAGCAAATTGCCCAAGTTAGACGTCGGCAATTTTGATACTGGTAAAGTGAACTATATGTCTGGTATGTTTTCTATGTGTTATGGTTTAACTAAATTGGATTTGAATAATTTTGATACTAGTAAAGTGACTAATATGTCTAGTATGTTTACAGCTTGCAGTGGTTTAACTAAATTGGATTTGAGTAATTTTGATACCAGTAAAGTTACGAATATGTCTGATATGTTTGATAGTTGCACTAGATTAACTAAATTGGATTTGAATAATTTCGATACTAGTAAAGTGACTAATATGTCTGATATGTTTGATTTTTGTCCTAGTCTTTGGGGGATTCAATTTGGTTCGCAATTTATAATTCCATCCAATGTATCACCTTCTTTAGCTATGCCTACAATAGGTAATACTTTTATTGATAATGACAAAACCTATCTTGTCACTGCTGCTGCATGGCAAGATGTCGGCAATGGCAGTGACCATAAGCCTACGGGTCCTGTCTATGATAATAATCAATCACTTGTATCATCTTTAAGTTCGCCACACGCACCGTTTACTTATGTTTGGCAAAATGAGTTGCAGGATGTGAAGCCAACATTATCCAATGTATCGGTTACAGATGCAAGTACGAATCAAACTGGGACAACAACTTCCGCATTAACTTATTGTTATGATTCAGCGGTTGCTGAGTTGCCTAGTTTAACTGTGAGACTCGGGATTACCGATACCGATAGCACCAAATTTGATGTTTACTATGGTATTGATCCTGTAACCGCTATTACGGATGCTAAAGATATCGTGAATAATGCCAATTTTCATAAGCTTCCTGCGTCTGATTTGAACCCTGGTAGTTATTCGATCACCGATCAAACTGATTTATGCCAAGTAGCTCAACCTAAGTCTGGTGGCCATCGGTTAGTCTTTTATGCTGTGACCAAAGATGCCCAAGGCGAAGCTGTTAGCCCGGGGAAGATTTCACAGCCGATGACGATTACGACCAAAGAGAATCTTTACGCTAGATTGCATTATAAGAATTCAAACGGTGTTGTCATTAAAAGTGCTCAACCTGTTATTTTCGGAACTGCGGGTGATGTTATCAAAACTGACGGTTCTGACGATTTAATCCCTCCTTTTATTAGTCATAGGAACACTCGTTATCAACTCAGCACTGCTAATTCATTCCCTAAAATTGATGCTACGACCTCAGCTGGCATTTCTAAAAATAATCCTAAAGATTTAGATGTCCTTTATGACGTTGAGGGTGCGGTCACAGTTAATGCGCCGAGTCTTGATTTTGGTAAGGGGGTGCCTTTGGTTAAAAAGCAATATCACTTGCAGAAAGATTCCGCCGAAAAGTTAATTGTGACAGATACCACGGGAGCTCCTTGTTGGCAGCTATCGTTAGCGATCACACCTTTTTCAAGTGATAAGCAAAATCAAAGTATTGATGGAATTATGAATTATCAGCCTGTGGGCTTAATTGGCGCCAGTCCGATTCTGATTAGTCAATTTAATGAAACGGATGCTAATAATGTACAGACGGGTTCTGAATGTATTACCAATATTTCGAATGGTTGGTGGCAAGATAGTCAGCAAACGAGTGGTCCGATGCTAGATATTTCGAATCAATCTGCCGAGATTATACCTGGTAACTATCAAGCTACGGCGACTTGGTCGGTGGTCGATTCATTAAATTGATGGAAGCATCACGCATTATCATCGTGTTGTTCGGATTAATTATAGAATCTGTGGAAATCATAAGCCTTTTGAGCAGGCTAAATCTGGTCTGCTTAAAAGGCTTATTTAGTACGGCTTTTTAGTTAATAAAATTATTTTTTAATTTATTTTAACACTAACTTTAATAAACGAATGATTTAATTCTTTTAAAAGGAGAATACGATTTTAATGATCTGGATAGATATTTTTATGAAATAAACCAAATAGATAGATTCGAAAATGAAATGCCAGTTTATATAAATGATAAACGTAGGGATTTGTTAGAAAAGATAGCTCTAAGTAATACAACAGATTTAGAATTTGTGCGCCCTATCAAAGCTGATTTAGGAGTAATCCTTTCTAAGGAAGCGCTATTATATGAAACAAATCAGTTGCTTGCTAACAAGTGGACTACTGATCCAGAAACCGTATGAACCAAGATTTGGCTGAGAAAGCTGATCTGTTAGTTATCGGTTTGTTCCAAGATTTTACTGAGAATAAAATTTTAGAGCTGCTTAATTTTGCTGACCAGAAAGATATAAATATTTACTTTTTGTTAGGTCGAGATATGTCGTCTTTGTCTTGGCTAGTAGCCAAACAGTTTTTGAGAAAGAAAAATGTTCAGCAATTGCCTAATGGATTGTTTTCACATAAAAAAATGAATTCTTATCAGGATCAAACATCTTGGCAGATTTTACACTAAGCGGCTTAAATGCAGCGCTACCATATAATGGTCCTTTTGCTCCTTCAGTTGGTCATGCAGGACAATCCTTTTTTAAAGATGCCAGTAAAGCCATCAAAACCTCAGAGATTCAATGTCAAACCTTTTTCTTTTTATCCTGCAATAATTTAATTTTTAATGATACGAAATTATATGGACCAAGATACAATTTAGTACTCAATGCTATTGATGGTTATGCTTCGACCATAGTTGCCGCGATAGGTGTT containing:
- a CDS encoding BspA family leucine-rich repeat surface protein, producing the protein MFKKVVKVVLLLIFVGSVFLFKRFILSQAANVQPTVMINTKNKDVVNFLQKLQQLSENTIQDQEATDQPDQHQLISTKVSADIPATGVSGTDGTCAWTLDAAGNLTINSGTLNQSNDRGIGWDSDHSGFYAYRTNIKQIDFAGPVTAPVNSQYLFQEMSNLVSFTNLSNFITNQTVDTSYMFYDCRGLIKLDVSNFDTSNVTNMSGMFSSCNNVTHLDVSNFDTSNVTNMSGMFSSCNNVTHLDVSGFDTSKVTNMSNMFSNCRNTDLDVSNFDTSNVTSMSGMFSSCNNVTHLDVSGFDTSNVTSMSGMFSSCNNVTHLDVSNFDTSNVTNMSGMFSSCNNVTHLDVSGFDTSKVTNMSNMFDGCRNTDLDVNGFDTSNVTNMSGMFSSCNNVTHLDVSGFDTSKVTNMSYMFSICSHLTSLDLSNFDTSKVTNMSYMFQDCSKLPKLDVGNFDTGKVNYMSGMFSMCYGLTKLDLNNFDTSKVTNMSSMFTACSGLTKLDLSNFDTSKVTNMSDMFDSCTRLTKLDLNNFDTSKVTNMSDMFDFCPSLWGIQFGSQFIIPSNVSPSLAMPTIGNTFIDNDKTYLVTAAAWQDVGNGSDHKPTGPVYDNNQSLVSSLSSPHAPFTYVWQNELQDVKPTLSNVSVTDASTNQTGTTTSALTYCYDSAVAELPSLTVRLGITDTDSTKFDVYYGIDPVTAITDAKDIVNNANFHKLPASDLNPGSYSITDQTDLCQVAQPKSGGHRLVFYAVTKDAQGEAVSPGKISQPMTITTKENLYARLHYKNSNGVVIKSAQPVIFGTAGDVIKTDGSDDLIPPFISHRNTRYQLSTANSFPKIDATTSAGISKNNPKDLDVLYDVEGAVTVNAPSLDFGKGVPLVKKQYHLQKDSAEKLIVTDTTGAPCWQLSLAITPFSSDKQNQSIDGIMNYQPVGLIGASPILISQFNETDANNVQTGSECITNISNGWWQDSQQTSGPMLDISNQSAEIIPGNYQATATWSVVDSLN